A genomic stretch from Desulfotignum balticum DSM 7044 includes:
- a CDS encoding ABC transporter substrate-binding protein has protein sequence MGTKKILQVVACFMAVLFFAGGQVSAADKNLRVGVLGPFTGPSAQNGKEFKASVEMAMEAIDYTVGDYTIEVVWVDSQSDPARAASAYAEAVEGKGIQAGVLNWHSSVAVSVMDVAAQYKVPHMFGFGASEVVNEKWQADPEKYSYWGGKGWPVPAKLEGNYIECINEVIANGTWTPKKKLAAIYGEDTDWGRSAGGAYKEALLASGWEIYSEEYFPITQTDFYPLLSKFKSAGVELLAGTSTAAPSLTAFVKQYAEVGNKGVLIASGLGWIGDWYKMTGPGSDYVLDSIPQLTTAEAKQWAKDVNAKYGFNPSPSSGGLSYDGIRMFIKILNRAYEVHGKLDKETIHNIMVEEVNTGKLTYTKADGAIIMNEYKYTPETMPDMVVGPEAYFFPILQYKAGKGYIVFPEDWKQKDFEMK, from the coding sequence ATGGGTACGAAAAAAATTCTACAGGTTGTCGCATGTTTCATGGCCGTGTTGTTTTTTGCCGGCGGGCAGGTGTCTGCCGCTGACAAGAATCTGAGGGTGGGGGTACTGGGGCCGTTTACCGGGCCGTCCGCCCAGAACGGAAAGGAATTCAAGGCCTCTGTGGAAATGGCTATGGAAGCCATTGATTACACGGTGGGTGATTACACGATTGAAGTGGTGTGGGTGGATTCACAGTCTGACCCGGCAAGAGCGGCCAGCGCCTATGCCGAAGCCGTAGAAGGCAAAGGGATTCAGGCTGGCGTGCTCAACTGGCATTCCTCTGTGGCGGTTTCGGTGATGGATGTGGCGGCCCAGTACAAGGTGCCCCATATGTTCGGTTTCGGCGCATCGGAAGTGGTCAACGAAAAATGGCAGGCGGATCCGGAAAAATACTCCTATTGGGGCGGCAAAGGCTGGCCCGTACCTGCCAAACTGGAAGGCAACTACATCGAATGCATCAATGAGGTCATTGCAAACGGCACCTGGACGCCCAAAAAGAAACTGGCGGCCATCTACGGCGAAGACACCGACTGGGGCCGCAGTGCGGGCGGGGCTTACAAGGAAGCATTGCTGGCCAGTGGCTGGGAAATTTATTCGGAAGAATATTTTCCCATCACCCAGACCGATTTTTATCCGCTGCTTTCAAAATTCAAAAGTGCCGGTGTCGAGCTGCTGGCCGGTACATCCACGGCCGCACCGTCTTTGACCGCATTTGTCAAGCAGTATGCAGAAGTCGGCAACAAAGGGGTTCTCATTGCATCCGGTCTGGGATGGATCGGCGACTGGTATAAAATGACCGGCCCGGGGTCCGACTATGTGCTGGACTCCATTCCCCAGCTGACTACAGCCGAAGCCAAGCAGTGGGCCAAGGATGTCAATGCCAAATACGGGTTCAATCCCAGCCCGTCCTCAGGTGGCCTGTCCTATGACGGTATCCGCATGTTTATCAAGATTCTTAACAGGGCCTATGAAGTGCATGGAAAACTGGACAAGGAAACCATTCACAATATCATGGTGGAAGAAGTCAATACCGGCAAACTCACCTACACCAAGGCTGATGGCGCCATCATCATGAATGAGTACAAATATACACCGGAAACCATGCCGGACATGGTCGTGGGTCCGGAGGCTTATTTTTTCCCCATCCTTCAGTACAAGGCGGGAAAAGGATACATCGTTTTTCCGGAAGACTGGAAACAGAAAGACTTTGAAATGAAATAA
- a CDS encoding sigma-54 interaction domain-containing protein, whose product MERINFEDIDIYSVLSSMHEGVVIADITGKVIFFNQTQGQIDDISPADATGKNLLDIYQVTPETSPIMRCLTTGDPIINEPMVYRTRLGRVCNILSNAFPLYKGGQLIGAVTFSKEYQLLEKVILSRTTSDRPVAKISSNGTRFSFKDIIASDPQMRSAIRMARMSAGSPSPIMISGETGTGKELFAQSIHNHSPRKKKPFIPVNCAAIPENLLEGILFGTSKGSFTGAIDKPGLFEQANGGTIFLDELDAMPLTLQVKLLRVIQEKKVRKLGSLKEIDLDVKILSSVGQAPLKIIQSGSLRMDLFYRMGVVSIMLPPLKDRQGDMTSLIAHFISKYNRALSEKVETISTEVASLFAGYRWPGNVRELEHIIEAAMNMVDGTRVIHLAHLPPHIFSFAGKDAPKRVPVDPVPGHPPKNGTSLMETQKSHEQQMLVNALIRSRGNAASAARSLGISPQSLHYKLKKYRLNRKAYADQKPM is encoded by the coding sequence ATGGAGCGGATCAATTTTGAAGATATCGATATTTACAGTGTGCTGTCTTCCATGCATGAGGGGGTGGTGATTGCGGATATCACCGGGAAAGTGATATTTTTTAATCAGACCCAGGGACAGATCGATGATATCTCCCCGGCCGATGCAACGGGAAAAAATCTGCTGGATATTTATCAGGTAACGCCGGAAACCAGTCCGATCATGCGCTGCCTGACCACGGGAGATCCCATCATCAACGAGCCCATGGTCTACCGTACCCGGTTAGGCCGGGTGTGCAATATCCTGTCCAATGCATTTCCTTTGTACAAGGGTGGACAGCTGATCGGAGCGGTTACGTTTTCCAAGGAATATCAGCTCCTTGAAAAAGTGATTCTGTCCAGAACCACGTCAGACCGGCCGGTTGCCAAAATTTCTTCCAACGGCACCCGGTTTTCTTTCAAGGATATCATTGCCTCGGATCCTCAGATGCGGTCGGCCATCCGCATGGCAAGAATGTCGGCCGGGTCTCCGTCCCCCATCATGATTTCCGGGGAAACCGGGACCGGCAAGGAATTGTTTGCCCAGTCCATCCACAACCACAGCCCCAGAAAAAAGAAACCGTTTATCCCGGTCAACTGTGCTGCCATCCCTGAAAACCTGCTGGAAGGGATATTGTTCGGTACCTCCAAAGGGTCTTTCACCGGTGCCATCGATAAACCCGGATTGTTTGAACAGGCCAATGGCGGCACCATTTTTCTGGATGAACTGGATGCCATGCCGTTGACACTCCAGGTCAAACTGCTTCGGGTCATCCAGGAAAAAAAAGTCAGAAAACTGGGATCTCTCAAGGAGATCGATCTGGATGTAAAAATTCTGTCTTCCGTGGGCCAGGCGCCGTTAAAAATTATTCAAAGCGGTTCCCTTCGCATGGATCTTTTTTACCGTATGGGGGTGGTCTCCATCATGCTGCCGCCACTAAAAGACAGACAGGGCGATATGACGTCCTTGATTGCGCATTTTATTTCCAAATACAACCGGGCGTTGAGCGAAAAAGTGGAAACCATTTCCACGGAAGTCGCCTCTCTGTTTGCCGGATATCGATGGCCGGGAAATGTCCGGGAACTCGAACATATTATAGAGGCTGCCATGAATATGGTGGACGGCACCCGGGTCATTCATTTGGCCCACCTGCCGCCCCATATTTTCAGTTTTGCTGGCAAAGATGCGCCAAAACGGGTGCCCGTGGATCCGGTCCCGGGACATCCGCCAAAAAACGGCACCAGCCTGATGGAAACCCAGAAATCCCATGAACAGCAGATGCTGGTGAATGCCCTGATCCGGTCCCGGGGAAATGCGGCCAGCGCGGCCCGGTCTCTCGGAATCTCTCCCCAGTCGCTTCATTACAAGCTGAAAAAATATCGCCTCAATCGAAAAGCGTATGCGGATCAGAAGCCCATGTAA
- a CDS encoding trimethylamine methyltransferase family protein codes for MAFFEYFTSEETEQIHDATMTVLEKTGMNFKYEPALDLFKKAGCKVDGVRVFFTRQFIEEQIKKAPSQFTLYARNPEKNVVIGGDNIAFMPCYGSPFVNCLDHGRRPGTLEDFKNFAKLACAIPYFDITGGMMVEPNDIPVEIRNAERIYAAMTLSDKPFMGAGTNGPDAVQTLDMASMVFGSREEMAKKPPFVSILTSLTPLGFDDKMCAGIMAYAEAAMPQLISSLSIAGATTPVTMEGTLVVQNAEVLAGICLAQLVREGAPVIFAGSSSATAMHYGTLSIGAPEMAVNTAATAQMGRFYDLPSRGGGALTDAKTVDAQAGFESMMSLQMACLSGINFVLHAAGILEGYMTASYEKFMIDAEMMGMCRRIKKGEEITAEKLALDVIDQVGPGGEYLTHRHTFKYFRSELYGPLMEERRNFDAWTAKGSLSMDQQANAKYKEILAGFQAPDMDPGIQKDLDRYMEKIRNK; via the coding sequence ATGGCTTTTTTTGAATATTTCACGTCAGAGGAAACCGAACAGATCCACGACGCCACCATGACCGTGCTGGAAAAAACCGGCATGAACTTCAAGTATGAACCTGCCCTGGACCTGTTTAAAAAAGCCGGCTGCAAAGTGGATGGGGTCCGGGTTTTTTTCACCCGGCAGTTCATCGAAGAACAGATCAAGAAAGCCCCGTCCCAGTTTACGCTGTATGCCAGAAACCCGGAAAAAAATGTGGTGATCGGCGGGGACAATATCGCATTCATGCCCTGCTATGGATCTCCGTTTGTCAACTGCCTGGATCATGGCCGGCGGCCCGGCACCCTGGAGGATTTCAAGAACTTTGCCAAACTGGCCTGTGCCATTCCTTATTTTGACATCACCGGCGGCATGATGGTGGAACCCAACGACATCCCCGTGGAAATCCGGAACGCGGAGCGAATTTACGCTGCCATGACCCTGTCGGACAAACCGTTCATGGGGGCCGGTACCAACGGGCCGGACGCGGTGCAGACCCTGGACATGGCTTCCATGGTGTTCGGCTCCAGAGAAGAGATGGCAAAAAAGCCGCCCTTTGTCTCCATTCTCACCAGCCTGACCCCCCTGGGGTTTGATGACAAAATGTGCGCCGGCATCATGGCCTATGCCGAGGCTGCCATGCCCCAGCTGATCTCCTCTCTGTCCATTGCCGGTGCCACCACGCCCGTGACCATGGAAGGGACCCTGGTGGTCCAGAACGCGGAAGTGCTGGCCGGCATCTGCCTGGCCCAGCTGGTGAGAGAAGGCGCGCCCGTGATCTTTGCCGGCTCTTCCTCTGCCACGGCCATGCATTACGGCACCTTGAGCATCGGGGCCCCGGAGATGGCCGTGAACACGGCGGCCACGGCCCAGATGGGCCGATTCTATGACCTGCCGTCCCGGGGCGGCGGCGCCTTGACCGATGCCAAGACCGTGGATGCCCAGGCCGGTTTCGAATCCATGATGAGCCTGCAGATGGCGTGTCTTTCGGGCATCAATTTTGTGCTGCACGCCGCCGGCATCCTGGAAGGGTATATGACGGCGTCCTATGAAAAATTTATGATCGATGCGGAAATGATGGGCATGTGCCGCCGCATCAAAAAAGGGGAAGAGATCACCGCCGAAAAACTGGCGCTGGATGTCATCGACCAGGTGGGCCCCGGCGGAGAATATCTGACCCACCGCCACACATTCAAGTATTTCAGATCCGAGCTGTATGGGCCGTTGATGGAAGAACGCCGCAACTTCGATGCCTGGACGGCCAAAGGCAGTCTGTCCATGGACCAGCAGGCCAATGCCAAATACAAGGAGATTCTGGCCGGTTTTCAGGCCCCGGACATGGATCCGGGCATTCAAAAAGATCTGGACAGATACATGGAAAAGATCCGCAACAAATAA
- a CDS encoding NAD(P)/FAD-dependent oxidoreductase, producing MSEITIPKQFGTITADAVVIGGGIVGAATAFWLSRAGLSTLLVEKRDALSSLTTAASAECFRTQFTEKPMADLALTSVDMFENFKDVVGLPHIDIHVTQRGYLFVTDDKAQLPDLKKAVDRFHANGVTDAEYIGTDDLHKRFPFLAPEALGATFNERDGWLSTHEATYGFAKGAGDAQFFLKTEVTAIQTDSHGVCAVDTDKGTIFTRVVVNCAGPYAGIIGKMAGLDLPVRTVRRQKAYIKTDHPDLPASAPFTVDLVNHGYWRPEAGGLLCAWVDPDEPESSPSDELPTDWDFAAESIHRVSRLNPFLEKVSDNLRADDVNVSAGQYVYTPDDKPLIGPAGTVKGFYLNCGYWAGVMLSPGAGQRIADLVTGKLDNKDNPLRYTRFAEGDFEKGDSFLK from the coding sequence ATGAGTGAGATCACCATACCAAAACAATTTGGCACCATCACTGCGGATGCTGTGGTCATCGGCGGCGGGATTGTCGGGGCCGCCACGGCCTTCTGGCTGTCCAGAGCCGGCCTGAGCACCCTTCTGGTGGAAAAACGCGATGCCCTGTCCAGCCTGACCACGGCGGCCAGTGCCGAGTGCTTCAGAACCCAGTTCACGGAAAAACCCATGGCCGACCTGGCCCTGACCAGTGTGGACATGTTTGAAAATTTTAAAGACGTGGTGGGCCTGCCCCACATCGATATTCATGTGACCCAGCGGGGATATCTGTTTGTTACAGACGATAAAGCCCAGCTGCCGGACCTGAAAAAAGCCGTGGACCGGTTCCATGCCAATGGTGTGACCGATGCGGAATACATCGGTACCGATGATCTGCACAAACGGTTTCCGTTTCTGGCACCCGAAGCGTTAGGGGCGACCTTTAATGAACGGGACGGATGGCTGTCCACCCATGAGGCCACCTATGGATTTGCCAAAGGGGCCGGGGATGCGCAGTTTTTCTTGAAAACCGAAGTGACGGCCATTCAGACCGACAGTCACGGGGTATGTGCCGTGGATACGGATAAAGGCACCATCTTTACCCGGGTGGTGGTGAACTGCGCCGGCCCCTATGCCGGGATCATCGGCAAAATGGCAGGCCTGGATCTGCCGGTCCGCACGGTCCGGCGCCAGAAAGCCTATATAAAAACCGATCACCCGGATTTGCCGGCTTCCGCCCCCTTTACCGTGGACCTGGTGAACCACGGATACTGGCGCCCGGAAGCCGGCGGTCTTTTGTGCGCCTGGGTGGACCCGGATGAACCGGAATCCTCGCCTTCGGATGAACTGCCCACGGACTGGGATTTTGCTGCGGAATCGATCCATCGCGTTTCCCGGCTCAACCCTTTTCTGGAAAAGGTGTCCGACAACCTGAGAGCCGACGATGTCAACGTGTCCGCGGGCCAGTATGTATATACCCCGGATGACAAACCATTGATCGGTCCTGCCGGCACCGTTAAGGGATTTTATCTCAACTGCGGATACTGGGCCGGGGTCATGCTCTCCCCCGGCGCCGGCCAGCGGATCGCCGACCTGGTCACGGGAAAACTGGACAACAAAGACAACCCCCTGCGGTACACCCGGTTTGCGGAAGGGGATTTTGAAAAAGGGGATTCTTTTTTGAAATAA
- a CDS encoding DUF1638 domain-containing protein → MKKKIYVISCAVLARDIKEVAREMDLAPEYKFLEAGLHENPHKLNTQVQKAVDQIDVKGDADRIIIGYGVCGKGTVGLNSRNVTLVIPKVHDCISLFLGGDAAYQAQFKKYPGTYYLSAGWCEEKAEPVSRRRGRAWFGNRQLVYEDVKNAHGRAAADQTFAFLNSWQKNYQRAAFIETRSGQAARYEQMAKDMADEYGWRFERIKGDQGLIRQMLTATKSTSGILVVPPGHTIAFDPVGSTLTASPVWDPGAGGAAPETECVVPSDCPDTDLGLKIKTGLGIDAGGTYTDAVVYDLENRSTLCKAKALTTKWDFTIGIENALTQLDPDPLAEVSLVALSTTLATNAIVENEGQTVGMLLMPPPGLDEHTIAYSPKAVIKGRLDIAGREKAPVDPDQIRQIADDMIRRQNVTAFAVSGYAGAVNPAHELAVKQILQDHTGLFVSCGHELSDTLNFETRAVTAMLNARIIPRLTHLLADLEQVLERFDIAAPIVVVKGDGTLMDAAMAKKRPVETILSGPAASVAGARHLTGRTDALVVDMGGTTTDTAALKNNQVRLNEKGSKVGGRRTHVQALDIRTTGLGGDSLIAFEKGEFSIGPGRVAPIAWLADHRPGTDAALDFIKHNLNRFTTATKKMQVITATGSVNLSLLSSMEEKVMSMVTQRPYSIEELVTQTGVLTDAGLPLARLEERFAIQRCGLTFTDLLHIQKKFTRWNRKAAKTYCGFMAFLAGMDMEKMIHLLMEKGIRRLTLELLKRQLDDEIDPDGLTSCPVCQALINNLMAGGSPDFQVNIQLKRPVIGIGAPIKFFLPDAARALGAKAILPTDADVANAIGAITSDVMVHRQIRITPGHQGGFMVEGISGTRQFKDFDAADAFARDTLVEKVRDSGRAAGTSCRTVTLSIKDTAPKTASGDPIFMERVIQATLAGRPDRVIQKAIPA, encoded by the coding sequence GTGAAAAAAAAGATCTATGTCATATCCTGCGCCGTGCTGGCCAGAGATATTAAAGAGGTGGCCCGGGAAATGGACCTGGCACCGGAATATAAATTTCTGGAAGCCGGACTGCACGAGAATCCCCACAAACTCAACACTCAGGTTCAAAAAGCCGTGGATCAGATCGACGTCAAGGGGGATGCGGACCGGATCATCATCGGGTACGGGGTCTGCGGCAAAGGCACGGTGGGACTGAATTCCCGGAATGTCACCCTGGTGATCCCCAAAGTCCACGACTGTATCTCTTTGTTTCTGGGAGGAGATGCCGCTTATCAGGCACAGTTTAAAAAATATCCCGGTACCTATTATCTGTCTGCCGGCTGGTGTGAGGAAAAAGCAGAACCCGTATCCCGGCGCCGGGGCCGGGCCTGGTTCGGCAACCGCCAGCTGGTGTATGAAGATGTGAAAAACGCCCATGGCCGGGCAGCGGCTGACCAGACCTTTGCGTTTCTCAACTCCTGGCAGAAAAACTACCAGCGGGCCGCATTCATTGAAACCCGGTCCGGCCAGGCCGCCAGATACGAGCAGATGGCAAAAGATATGGCCGATGAATACGGATGGCGGTTTGAACGGATCAAAGGAGACCAGGGACTAATCCGCCAGATGCTGACCGCCACTAAATCCACCTCCGGGATTCTGGTGGTCCCTCCCGGTCATACCATTGCGTTTGATCCGGTGGGATCCACGCTCACTGCCAGTCCCGTGTGGGACCCGGGTGCCGGCGGTGCCGCACCGGAAACCGAATGTGTGGTCCCGTCTGACTGTCCGGACACAGACCTGGGTCTGAAAATCAAAACCGGCCTGGGCATCGATGCCGGCGGCACTTACACAGATGCCGTGGTATATGATCTGGAGAACCGTTCAACCCTGTGCAAGGCCAAGGCCCTGACCACCAAGTGGGATTTCACCATCGGCATTGAGAACGCGCTCACTCAGCTGGACCCGGACCCGCTGGCGGAAGTGTCGCTGGTGGCCCTGTCCACCACCCTGGCCACCAACGCCATTGTGGAAAATGAGGGCCAGACCGTGGGCATGCTCCTGATGCCGCCACCGGGTCTGGATGAACACACCATTGCCTATTCCCCCAAAGCCGTGATCAAAGGCAGGCTGGACATTGCCGGCCGGGAAAAGGCCCCCGTGGATCCGGACCAGATCCGGCAGATCGCCGATGACATGATCCGCCGTCAGAACGTGACCGCCTTTGCCGTATCCGGCTATGCCGGGGCTGTGAACCCGGCCCATGAACTGGCCGTGAAACAGATTCTCCAGGACCACACCGGTCTGTTTGTCAGCTGCGGGCATGAACTGTCCGATACGTTGAATTTTGAAACCCGGGCCGTCACGGCCATGCTCAACGCCCGGATCATCCCCCGGCTCACCCATCTGCTGGCTGACCTGGAACAGGTTCTGGAACGGTTTGATATCGCCGCCCCCATTGTGGTGGTCAAAGGGGACGGCACCCTGATGGATGCGGCCATGGCCAAAAAACGGCCCGTGGAAACCATTCTGTCGGGACCGGCCGCTTCCGTGGCCGGGGCCCGGCATCTTACCGGCAGAACCGATGCCCTGGTGGTGGACATGGGCGGCACCACCACAGACACGGCTGCGTTGAAAAACAACCAGGTGCGCCTCAATGAAAAAGGCTCCAAGGTCGGGGGCCGCCGGACCCATGTCCAGGCTTTGGACATCCGCACCACGGGATTGGGGGGTGACTCCTTGATCGCTTTTGAAAAAGGGGAATTTTCAATCGGGCCGGGCCGGGTGGCGCCCATTGCCTGGCTGGCCGACCACCGGCCCGGAACGGATGCGGCCTTAGATTTTATCAAACACAACCTGAACCGATTCACCACGGCCACAAAAAAAATGCAGGTCATCACTGCCACCGGATCAGTGAACCTGTCTCTTCTCTCCTCCATGGAAGAAAAGGTGATGTCTATGGTGACTCAGCGCCCCTATTCCATTGAAGAACTGGTCACCCAAACCGGGGTCCTCACGGATGCCGGGTTACCCCTGGCTCGGCTGGAGGAACGCTTTGCCATCCAGCGGTGCGGCCTGACCTTCACGGATCTGCTGCATATCCAGAAAAAATTTACCCGGTGGAACCGAAAAGCTGCAAAAACATATTGTGGATTCATGGCTTTTCTGGCCGGCATGGACATGGAAAAGATGATCCATCTGCTCATGGAAAAAGGAATCCGGCGCCTGACCCTGGAGCTGCTCAAACGGCAGTTAGATGATGAGATCGATCCGGATGGATTGACTTCCTGCCCCGTGTGCCAGGCATTGATCAACAACCTGATGGCCGGCGGCAGTCCGGATTTTCAAGTGAATATCCAATTGAAGCGGCCCGTGATCGGCATCGGCGCCCCCATCAAGTTTTTTCTGCCGGATGCGGCCCGGGCCCTGGGTGCAAAAGCAATCCTGCCGACAGACGCGGATGTGGCCAATGCCATCGGTGCCATCACCTCGGATGTGATGGTTCACCGACAGATCCGCATCACCCCGGGCCACCAGGGCGGATTCATGGTGGAAGGGATTTCCGGGACCCGTCAGTTCAAGGATTTTGACGCAGCCGATGCCTTTGCCAGAGACACCCTGGTAGAGAAAGTCCGGGATTCAGGCCGGGCCGCCGGCACCTCCTGCCGGACCGTGACCCTGTCCATCAAAGACACTGCCCCGAAAACCGCATCCGGTGATCCCATCTTCATGGAGCGGGTGATCCAGGCCACCCTCGCGGGCCGGCCGGACCGGGTGATCCAAAAAGCGATCCCGGCATGA